One region of Pseudomonas sp. B21-040 genomic DNA includes:
- a CDS encoding mechanosensitive ion channel family protein codes for MDLNAEVDNLVKASQAWIPMIMEYGSRVLLAVITLAIGWWLINKVTQKLGGLLALRNADLALQGFISSLANIILKVLLIVSVASMIGVETTSFVAAIGAAGLAIGLALQGSLANFAGGVLILLFRPFRIGDWIEAQGVAGTVDSIQIFHTVLRTGDNKTIIVPNGNLSNGIITNTNRQPTRKVVFDVGVDYEADLQKAREVLLELAKDPRVLADPAPQAVVSTLGDSSITLSLRVWVKTADYWDVMFMFNEQSRDRLKTAGVDVPLPQRMIRVVQESAVQ; via the coding sequence ATGGATTTGAATGCTGAAGTGGACAACCTGGTCAAGGCTTCCCAAGCCTGGATTCCAATGATCATGGAATACGGCAGCCGCGTGTTGCTGGCCGTCATCACGCTGGCCATCGGTTGGTGGCTGATCAATAAAGTGACGCAAAAACTCGGCGGCTTGCTGGCGTTGCGCAATGCAGATCTTGCGCTGCAAGGGTTCATCAGCAGCCTGGCGAACATCATTCTCAAGGTTTTGCTGATTGTCAGCGTGGCCTCGATGATTGGCGTGGAAACTACCTCGTTTGTCGCAGCGATCGGTGCCGCCGGTCTGGCCATTGGTCTGGCCTTGCAAGGCAGCCTGGCCAACTTCGCGGGCGGCGTGCTGATTCTGTTGTTCCGTCCGTTTCGTATCGGTGACTGGATTGAAGCTCAGGGGGTTGCCGGTACTGTCGACAGCATTCAGATCTTCCATACCGTACTGCGTACCGGCGATAACAAAACCATCATCGTACCTAACGGCAACTTGTCGAACGGCATCATCACCAATACCAATCGTCAACCCACGCGCAAAGTAGTGTTCGATGTAGGTGTCGATTACGAAGCGGACTTGCAGAAGGCACGTGAAGTACTGCTGGAATTGGCCAAAGATCCACGCGTATTGGCAGATCCGGCACCTCAGGCTGTTGTTTCTACCTTGGGTGACAGTTCGATCACTCTTTCGCTTCGCGTCTGGGTAAAGACGGCGGATTATTGGGACGTGATGTTTATGTTCAACGAACAGTCCCGTGATCGTTTGAAAACTGCTGGTGTTGATGTTCCTTTGCCACAACGGATGATTCGTGTGGTTCAGGAATCTGCAGTGCAGTGA
- a CDS encoding YajQ family cyclic di-GMP-binding protein, with product MPSFDVVSELDKHEVTNAVENAVKELDRRYDLKGKGTFEFKEKDLTVNLTAEADFQLEAMIEILKLALVKRKIDVQCLEVKDAYASGKLMKQEAVLKEGIDKELAKKIVAHVKDAKLKVQAAIQGEQVRITGKKRDDLQEAIAALRAKTFDMPLQFNNFRD from the coding sequence ATGCCGTCGTTCGACGTGGTATCCGAACTGGACAAACACGAAGTCACCAACGCGGTCGAAAACGCCGTCAAGGAACTCGATCGTCGTTATGACCTGAAGGGCAAGGGTACTTTTGAGTTCAAGGAAAAGGACCTGACCGTCAACTTGACCGCCGAGGCCGACTTCCAGCTCGAAGCGATGATCGAGATCCTCAAGCTCGCGCTGGTCAAGCGCAAAATTGACGTGCAGTGCCTTGAAGTCAAGGATGCCTATGCGTCGGGCAAGCTGATGAAGCAGGAAGCGGTCCTCAAGGAAGGCATCGACAAAGAACTGGCGAAGAAGATCGTCGCTCACGTCAAAGACGCCAAGCTCAAGGTTCAGGCCGCCATTCAGGGCGAGCAAGTGCGCATTACCGGCAAGAAACGTGACGATTTGCAGGAAGCCATCGCCGCCCTTCGTGCCAAGACGTTCGACATGCCGCTGCAGTTCAACAACTTCCGCGACTGA
- a CDS encoding OprD family porin translates to MRVMKWSMIALAVAAAASTQLAVAAPFVSDQAEAKGFVEDSKLDLLVRNYYFNRNKTGPKNFDDKDWTQGIQGMYSSGYTQGLIGVGVEAWGQLAIKLDGSDKYAGSGNLSLNDQGENNDSQGKAGAAAKFRISKTELKIGDMQPSTAPVFAVGGSRILHQTASGIQLQSSEVKDLDLEGGHFYSSTSQNANARDGSLWATYANGGNGIQANSIDYFGGKYGVSDSLSFSLYGAKLEDIWNQYYANANYTLPLGGDESINFDGNYYNTKDTGNAKAGPISNNAYSLAAAFSFLKAHTITLGFQKINGDTPFDYIGVGDNNKGGDSIFLANSIQYSDFNAPGEKSVQARYDLKMAEYGVPGLSFMTRYVKGWDIDGTNTPVGSTYAGMYGADGKHHETNVEVKYVIQSGPAKDLSFRIRQAWHSANADEGEGDIAEFRLITDYPLNIL, encoded by the coding sequence ATGCGCGTGATGAAGTGGAGCATGATCGCACTGGCAGTTGCAGCAGCAGCCAGTACTCAGTTGGCAGTAGCCGCACCTTTCGTAAGCGACCAGGCAGAAGCCAAAGGTTTTGTTGAAGACAGCAAGCTCGACTTGCTGGTTCGCAACTACTATTTCAACCGCAATAAGACAGGTCCCAAAAACTTCGACGACAAAGACTGGACCCAGGGCATTCAGGGCATGTACAGCTCTGGCTACACCCAAGGTCTGATCGGTGTTGGCGTTGAAGCCTGGGGCCAACTGGCAATCAAACTCGACGGTTCCGACAAGTACGCCGGTTCGGGTAACCTGAGCCTTAACGATCAGGGCGAAAACAACGACAGCCAAGGCAAAGCCGGCGCTGCTGCCAAGTTCCGCATCTCCAAGACCGAGCTGAAAATCGGCGACATGCAGCCTAGCACCGCACCGGTGTTCGCTGTTGGCGGTTCGCGTATCCTTCACCAAACTGCCAGCGGTATCCAACTGCAGAGCAGCGAAGTCAAAGACCTTGACCTCGAAGGCGGCCACTTTTACTCGTCGACTAGCCAGAACGCAAACGCCCGCGATGGCAGCCTGTGGGCTACCTACGCCAATGGCGGTAATGGCATCCAAGCCAACTCGATCGACTATTTCGGTGGCAAGTATGGCGTCAGCGACAGCCTGAGCTTCTCGCTCTACGGCGCCAAGCTCGAAGACATCTGGAACCAGTACTACGCCAACGCGAACTACACGCTCCCACTGGGCGGCGATGAGTCGATCAACTTCGACGGTAACTACTACAACACCAAGGACACCGGTAACGCTAAAGCTGGCCCTATCAGCAACAACGCCTACTCGCTGGCCGCTGCCTTCTCGTTCCTGAAAGCACACACCATCACCCTGGGCTTCCAGAAAATTAACGGCGACACCCCGTTCGACTACATCGGGGTGGGTGACAACAACAAAGGCGGCGACTCGATTTTCCTCGCCAACTCCATCCAGTACTCTGACTTCAACGCCCCTGGCGAGAAGTCGGTACAAGCCCGTTACGACCTGAAAATGGCCGAATACGGCGTACCTGGTCTGAGCTTTATGACCCGTTACGTGAAAGGTTGGGACATCGACGGCACCAACACCCCAGTAGGCAGCACTTATGCTGGCATGTACGGTGCAGACGGCAAACACCACGAAACCAACGTGGAAGTTAAATACGTAATCCAATCCGGCCCGGCTAAAGATCTGTCGTTCCGCATCCGTCAAGCATGGCACTCCGCCAACGCAGACGAAGGCGAGGGCGATATCGCTGAGTTCCGCCTGATCACCGACTACCCGCTCAACATTCTGTAA
- a CDS encoding HIT domain-containing protein, with product MFALDPRLQQDTLPIGDFPLCRLLLSNDSNYPWFILVPRRDDISEIFQLDGADQQQLWQETTALAETLKDSFDADKLNVAALGNVVSQLHMHVIVRKQDDAAWPAPVWGKLPAKPYNADQIAAIRERLRLVLTEDFTFLEG from the coding sequence GTGTTCGCTTTAGATCCACGGCTCCAACAAGACACGTTACCGATCGGGGATTTCCCGCTTTGCCGGTTGCTGTTGTCTAACGATTCGAATTACCCCTGGTTCATCCTGGTGCCTCGTCGCGACGATATCAGCGAGATATTTCAGTTGGATGGCGCCGATCAGCAACAGTTGTGGCAGGAGACGACCGCATTGGCGGAAACCCTCAAGGATTCGTTCGACGCCGACAAGTTGAATGTCGCGGCCTTGGGTAATGTCGTCAGTCAGTTGCACATGCATGTGATTGTGCGCAAGCAGGACGACGCCGCCTGGCCGGCTCCGGTCTGGGGCAAGCTGCCCGCCAAACCCTACAACGCAGATCAGATTGCCGCGATTCGCGAGCGGCTGCGTTTGGTATTAACCGAAGACTTTACGTTTCTGGAGGGTTGA